GAGCGAAGGGAAAGTGCCTGTGGAGGCGCCTCTCCTGACTGGCGGCTGCCTTGGCCTCGTCCCTTCTCCCTCCGCCAGGCTTTCATCTTTATGGTTTTGAGTGACAGGCATTTAGGAGGCGGCCAGGACGCACCACTGTTCGCCGGGTTTGCTTGTGCTTCAGAATAGCACCAGAGTATCCAGGGAGATGCCCCAGGGGGTGGCGAGATTCGGCTTTAGGGGATTAAGAGTGTTGCGGGTGGGTTGCTGAAGCCTGAACGCGACTGAGGCTCAAACCACCCGGCGGCCTTGTCCGTGACTCCTGCCCCCTTCTTTTCAGGCCATCGGTTCCTCGCTAGAGTGCTTGGCCTCCAAGAGTTGCCAAGATAGCTGGGCCAGGAAGAAAGCGTCGTAGCCCTGACCCAGACGCCGTTGCCGACCCGGGGGCACTCTGGCTGTCGACCAAGCGGCTCAAGATGTCTGGTGGGGCCAGTGCCACAGGCCCGAGGAGGGGGCCTCCAGGACTTGAGGAGACCACcagtaaaaagaaacagaaggaccgAGCAAATCAGGAGAGCAAGGATGGCGATCCCCGGAGAGGTGATTGCAGCGCCGTCAGTGCTGGTGACTTTGTCCTCTTTGCCGAGCGTGTAGATTAGGATGTAGTTCGTTCTCACTGTCCTGTGATCCTGAGAGAAGAACTTGTGGCAGGCTGggtagtgttgttttcgacgggttatgttgttttcgccaggctggcttcacgggcgggtaacagatgaccagggactcatgtttgagctgtaggcagtatctctttattcatgcaggacgcagcacaatctaagacgagctaagctaaactcaagtaccctaaaactcacaatgctgtctttatatatacttgccaagtagggtggaaacaggatgtgacatagagagggtggagagaaaagtgactggtgaaaatcagagtgtgacaaggagggggcggagcaggtgagaatcctatcactgaaccaccaatgccctggagggaaggtggaacttgttaacagtggttatgtaaatagaatagtgttaagcaggggggatttaaaccaaatgaaacagaaggggtctcatgcataccaacagggtaGAGCCTCCGTTTTGAAGCTTAAGTGCTGGGTGGGGTCATGTGGTCTCAGGGTTTGTCTTTTCATCATCACGTCTGTgcgtatgtattttatttatttatttttattatcttcacttattggatagagacagccagaaatcgagagggaagggggtgaaagagagagagagagggggagacagacatctgtagcattgctttaccatttgtgaagctttccccctgcaggtggagaccaggggcttgaactctggtccttgtgccgtgtaacatgtgtgctcaaccaggtgggccaccacccggccccacccatttgttcttctttttctttttttggttatcAGGTGCAGCAGCCACTCGCGAGGAGCAAACCAAAGAGGGTGAGCAATGACTGGAGCTGTTGGGTCCTCGAGTGCTGGGGGTGGGACAGTCCCTTTCAGGGCAGTCCCATTAAGTCTGGGCCTCTGCTGCTTGCTTATCCCCTGCAAGAGTTCGCGGAGAGCCCCAGGGTCTCTTTGGTCCTCTCCGTACAGAACTGTTGCTGGATTGGAGGCAGAGTGCAGACGAGGTGACTGTCAAGCTGCGCGTGGGAGTGGGtcccctgcagctggaggagGTGGCTGCTGCTTTCACAGACACAGACTGTGTGGTTCGACTTCCAGGTGTGTCCATCTGCTCCCGGCCTGGCGGGGTATTTGAATCCTCTGCTGTTTCCTTCTCTAACTCATTGCCTCCGCTTTGTTTCCAGGTGGTCAAGAGTGGGGCGGTGTCTTTTATGCCGAGATAGAAAGTTCTTGCACTAAAGTGCAGGCTCGCAAAGGTGGCCTTCTGCAGCTGACGCTGCCTAAGAAGGTGCCTCTGCTCACTTGGCCCTCTCTCCTGGTAAGTCCCAGAGCAGGCTGGGTTAGGGAGACTTGATGTAGTTGGCAGGGGCTGACGGCTTGTATCTTTGGCAGAAGAAACCTCTAGGGACCCAGGAGTTGGTGCCAGGGCAACGGTGCCAGGAGAATGGGCAGGAGCTATCTCCTGTTTCTCTGGAGCCGGGCTCGGAACCCCGACGGACTAAGCAGGAGGCCCGGAACCAGAAACGGGCCCAGGGCCGTGGTGAGGTAGGCTCAGGGGCTGGCCCTGGGACCCAGGCAGGGCCCAGCGCCAAGAGGGCTGTTCATCTCCGCAGAGGGCCAGAGGGGGAAGGGTCCAGAGATGGCCCTGGACCTCGGGGCGATGCCCCCCCTTTCTTGGCAGAGCCAGTCACTCAGGTGAGAGCGGGGTGCCTATTTGGTAGTTGGGAGATGGGGCGTGGGATCTAGTGGGGTGACTGCCTGCTAGACTCGGAGCTGATTGTGCCCACAATCTTGCCTTGAATAGGCTGAGGCTGAGGAACAGCTCCAGGTACCGCCACTAAGCCCCCAGACCTGCCTTCTGGGttcagaggagaacctagtactTTTGGCCGGAGAGAAGGTATCCCCCAGGAATGACCCAGTCTCTCCAGTCTCGGCCCGCAGCAGAGATTCTGAGAAAGGCGACCGGTCCAAAGAGGAGATGGCAGGAGCGGCAGATGCCGCACGCTTGGTGGATGGTAAAGGTGGGGCCAGGGGTGGCCAGGCAGAGCCCTAGGCTGGGTTATAAGGTGGGTGGGCGGGGAACAGACTCACGGTAAACCAGCTGCTCCGGGTAGTGCTCAGCTGCGGTCTCAACATAGCGCCCGAATCTGTGGTGAACCTCGCCTTTGTGAAGAACGATTCCTACGAGAAGGGACCAGActcggtggtggtgcacgtgtacgtgaaggagatctgcagggAAGCCTCTCGAGTGCTCTTCCGGGAGCAGGACTTCATGCTTATTTTCCAGACCAGGTGAGTGGGCAGGCGACGGGGCAAGTCGGGTGCTGCCAGAACGCCACCTCATGCTTCgcttctcctcctgctctgcctctGCAGGGACGGGAACTTCCTGAGGCTGCACCCGGGTTGTGGACCCAATACCGTCTTTCGCTGGCAGGTGAAGCTCAGGTGGGTGGTGCCCAGCCCCACTGCTATTTCCGCGTCCCACCTCCACCCATGTTCAGAGCCCTGGCTCCTCCAGCCTGACCTCTGTGCTGCCTGAGTTCCTGAGGTCATCCTTTTTCTGCAGGAACCTGATTGAGCCAGAGCAGTGCACCTTTTGCTTCACGTCCTCTCGCATTGATATTTGCCTCCGTAAACGGCAGAGTCAGCGCTGGGGGGGCCTGGAGGCCCCAGCTGCACGAGGTCTGCACACGAGCTCCCTTCATTACCTAGCGTgtgcgactccccccccccccccccgccccgccacgTGCTGCTAACCACCAGCCCTCTCGTTCCCCCTTTTTAAGGTGCAGTGGGTGGTGCAAAGGTTGCTGTGCCGACAGGTCCAACCCCTTTGGATTCAGCACCACCAGGAGGTGCTCCCCTCCCCCTGACAGGCCAGGAGGAAGCCCGTGCTTTGGAGAAGGAGAAACCCAAGGCTCGACCTGAGGACACAGGGCTGGATGGCGTAGCCGCCCGGACTCCCTTGGAGCACGTGGCCCCCAAACCAGAGCCACACCTGGCCTCGGTGAGAATCCTGAGGCGAGAAGGGCCAAGGAAAGAGGCTGGAGAAGCTCCTGGTTACTTTTTCATCGCCCTCcccctttgttcccacagcccaaGCCCACGTGTATGGTGCCTCCAATGCCCCACAGCCCTGTGAGCGGAGACagtgtggaggaagaggaggaagaggagaagaaggtgtGCCTGCCTGGCTTCACCGGCCTTGTCAATCTAGGCAACACCTGCTTTATGAATAGCGTCATTCAGTCTCTGTCTAACACTCGGGAGCTCCGGGATTTCTTCCATGGTGAGAACAGGGCTTGCACTCTGGGACCGTGGGCAGAGGGGCTGCCTGCCTCTTGCCGCTTAAGCCTCTAGTCCATCTTCTGTCCTTAGACCGCTCCTTTGAAGCTGAGATCAACTACAACAACCCACTGGGGACTGGGGGACGTCTGGCCATTGGCTTCGCTGTGTTGCTCCGGGCTCTGTGGAAGGGTACTCATCATGCCTTCCAGCCTTCTAAGTTGAAGGTGCTCTGTATTTGGAGAAGGTGGGGAGGGCCAACCAGTTGGTCCACAGTGGGCGCTGTGGCTCTCTGCTCACATCCTGAACCCTGCCCTTAGGCCATTGTAGCGAGCAAGGCCAGCCAGTTCACGGGCTATGCACAGCACGATGCCCAGGAGTTCATGGCTTTCCTGCTGGATGGGCTGCATGAGGACCTGAATCGCATCCAGAATAAGCCCTACACAGAGACTGTGGACTCGGATGGGCGGCCCGATGAGGTTAGGCTTGGGGGAGCGGTGTGCGTGTGCTCTGCACATTCCATTTCTGGAGGTCTGGATACTCGCCCCTTCCTCCCTCAGGTGGTGGCCGAGGAAGCATGGCAAAGACACAAGATGAGGAATGACTCTTTCATCGTAGACCTATTTCAGGGCCAGTACAAGTCAAAGCTGGTGTGCCCTGTGTGTGCCAAGGTATGACAGACTGCCCTAGAGCCCTTAATTGGCCTCGCTGGCCCAGTCCGATTGGGGTCAAAGGCTCATGCTGCAGGGAAAGGGTTGGGCACGGAAGCTGAGGGGGAGGGCTTTTGAGCTCCAGTTGGAGCTGCAGAGGTCAGGCTAGGTAGTCTTCCTAGCTGAGGTAAAAGTTCTAGTTAGGCTCAAGCTGCAAGGTGGTAAGATGGGCTGTGAAGACAACAGGGTGTAAAGTGGTGAAGTGGCTAGGCTGAGAGCTCCTCTGGTCGGGTCTCCAATGCCAGAAATAGGAACTGCTCACTGCTCTCTCTGTGCCACCCTGCCCGCCCACCCCCCCAGTGTCTTTGGGGGTGTCTTCAGCGTGTATGTGAGGGAATCTTTTGGGGTGAGggtgtggttatttttatttttcctttcagggttatcactgggcactacatgtccactgctcctggaggccttttttttttttttttttgagaagcaagggggagatagagaggaagagagacagagagacacctgcagccctgcttcaccactcctgaagctagccttcgccctgcaggtggcgaactgggtgcttgaactggtatccttacaaaggtccttgcacttcgtacaacgtgcacttaacctggtgtgccacttcctggcccctttttgttttgtttatgtacTGTGCCAGAGCTctaatcaactctggcttatggtaatgctggagATTGGATCTAGAcctcagtctcaggcaggaaagtcttttgcagaagcactatcctttctctcttgtcctctctggacttcttgtttgtttatataGTTAATGAGAACTGTAGCTTCACTTTGGTATATGCTGTGCCAAACTCAgtccttcatgcttgagagtcaggcaggcattttattcactgtgccacctcccaagtcaCCCACCCAGTGgtgcttgtttgttttcaatatatattttcttatttattttttggatagagacagaaactgagagaaaaggggggtagGTACCtactggaggctgggcagtgataccagcacctggttaagtgcacacattacctagtgcaaggacccaggttggagcccctgctccccatctgcaaggagtctgcttcacaagtggtgaagcaggtctacaggtgtcttatctctccatcctctctcaatttctctctgtcctatctaatacaattagaaaggggggaaaaaagccacctggagctgtggattcggtggcaccgagccccagcaataactctggtgacagtgagaaagagagctACAACGTTGCTTTCTATTAGGTGTAtcactgtaggtagggaccaggggcttgaacccaggtccttactcattgtaatgtgcactctactgaatgTGCCATtacccccccctttaaaaatatttatttttaaatatatattctattactggatagaggcaggaactgagaggggaggagcagctagagagacggagagacacctgtagccctgctttaccacttgtgaagctgtccccctgaaggtggggaccaaaggcttgaacctgggtccttgtgcactgtgatgtgattGCTTAACCACCTCCTGGCTCTTATTAATGTTTTTATGAGAGAtctagagaaagatacacacggtgaaagagagaccagagtactgctcagctctggctcgtgATGATACTAGGAATTGAAGACCTCAGAGACCTCtgcgacctcagagcctcatgaaattttttttttttaatatttattcctttttgttgcccttgtttttcttgttatagttattgttgttgttacttatgtcattgtcgttggataggacagagagaaatggagagaggaggggaagacgggcagagaaagataaacacctgcagacctgcgcttcaccgcctgtgaagcgactcccctgcaggtggggagccgggtgctggcactgggatccttaagccggtccttgcgctttgtaccacctgcgcttaacccgctgcactaccgcccgactcccttgaaagtctttttatgtAGCCATTGTGCTGCCTCCGCAGcctcctgtttttttgtttgtttgtttgtttgtttaagattttatttatttatgagaaagataggaggagagagaaagagccagacatcactctggcacatgtgctgccgggaatcgaactcaggacctcatgcttgagagtccaaagctttatcactgggccacctcccagaccgcacCCCAGCCTCCTGTTTTTAAATGGGTGTCATCTGAGAGCTTGGGTTGAGTTCTTCAGGCATGAGATTTATTtagttcttatatttatttatttatttattttcctttttgttgcccttgttgtttaacattgttgtggttattaatgtcgttgttgttggataggacagagagaaatggagaggggggtagacagagaggaggagaaaaagacaggcacctgcagacctgcttcaccgcttgtgaagcgactcccctgcaggtggggagccgggggctcgaaccgggatccttacgcaggtcctggcgatttgcgccacatgcgcttaacccgctgcgccaccgcccgactcccttgttcttatttttatcactggagcactctggcttctggtggtggattgaacctgggactttggagtgccagatatgaaagtcttattGATATAGCCATCATGCATTTCCCCTCGCCCCTGGTTTGAGCATCttgctccctccccacccctgtgtGACCACTTCCTGCTCCCCCTTCTTCCACAGGTCTCCATCACTTTTGACCCATTCCTCTACCTGCCGGTGCCCTTGCCACAGAAGCAGAAGGTTCTCCCCATCTTCTATTTTGCCCGGGAACCCCACAGCAAGCCTGTTAAGGTGAGGAGCAAGGCCTCTACTCCTGGACTACCCCAGAGGGTCCAGGCCCGCTGCCCCATGACCTCTCCCCTTGTCCCCACAGTTCCTGGTGAGCATCAGCAAGGAGAATTCCAGTGCAAGTGAGGTGCTGGACTCCCTCTCTCAGAGTGTTCACGTGAAGCCTGAGAACCTGCGTCTCACTGAGGTGTGCCTGTCCTCCCCACGGTAGTTCTACTCGCGAGAGCGTGTGTCCCTGACAGTTCTAAGTAACGAGCA
Above is a window of Erinaceus europaeus chromosome 12, mEriEur2.1, whole genome shotgun sequence DNA encoding:
- the USP19 gene encoding ubiquitin carboxyl-terminal hydrolase 19 isoform X4: MSGGASATGPRRGPPGLEETTSKKKQKDRANQESKDGDPRRGAAATREEQTKEELLLDWRQSADEVTVKLRVGVGPLQLEEVAAAFTDTDCVVRLPGGQEWGGVFYAEIESSCTKVQARKGGLLQLTLPKKVPLLTWPSLLKKPLGTQELVPGQRCQENGQELSPVSLEPGSEPRRTKQEARNQKRAQGRGEVGSGAGPGTQAGPSAKRAVHLRRGPEGEGSRDGPGPRGDAPPFLAEPVTQAEAEEQLQVPPLSPQTCLLGSEENLVLLAGEKVSPRNDPVSPVSARSRDSEKGDRSKEEMAGAADAARLVDGKAPESVVNLAFVKNDSYEKGPDSVVVHVYVKEICREASRVLFREQDFMLIFQTRDGNFLRLHPGCGPNTVFRWQVKLRNLIEPEQCTFCFTSSRIDICLRKRQSQRWGGLEAPAARVGGAKVAVPTGPTPLDSAPPGGAPLPLTGQEEARALEKEKPKARPEDTGLDGVAARTPLEHVAPKPEPHLASPKPTCMVPPMPHSPVSGDSVEEEEEEEKKVCLPGFTGLVNLGNTCFMNSVIQSLSNTRELRDFFHDRSFEAEINYNNPLGTGGRLAIGFAVLLRALWKGTHHAFQPSKLKAIVASKASQFTGYAQHDAQEFMAFLLDGLHEDLNRIQNKPYTETVDSDGRPDEVVAEEAWQRHKMRNDSFIVDLFQGQYKSKLVCPVCAKVSITFDPFLYLPVPLPQKQKVLPIFYFAREPHSKPVKFLVSISKENSSASEVLDSLSQSVHVKPENLRLTEVIKNRFHRVFLPSHSLDTVSPSDVLLCFELLSPELAKERVVVLEVQQRPQVPSIPISKCAACQRKQQSEDEKLKRCTRCYRVGYCNQLCQKTHWPDHKGLCRPENIGYPFLVSVPASRLTYSRLAQLLEGYARYSVSVFQPPFQPGRVTLESQGSGSTTLLSTSSLEAGDSERDPIQPPELQLVTPVAEGDTAAPRVWTTLDRCPVPSTSGVSSEVLASGPVDVSSLPAGERMSRPEAAVPGYQHPSEALNAHTSQFFIYKIDASSREQRLEDRGDTPLELGDDCSLALVWRNNERLQEFVLVASKELECAEDPGSAGEAARAGHFTLDQCLNLFTRPEVLAPEEAWYCPQCKQHREASKQLLLWRLPNVLIVQLKRFSFRSFIWRDKINDLVDFPVRNLDLSKFCIGQKEEQLPSYDLYAVINHYGGMIGGHYTACARLPSDRSSQRSDVGWRLFDDSTVTTVDESQVVTRYAYVLFYRRRNSPVERPPRAGHSDHHPDLGPAAEAAASQASRIWQELEAEEEPVPEGPGPLGPWGPQDWVGPPPRGSTTPDEGCLRYFVLGTVAALVALVLNVFYPLVSQSRWR
- the USP19 gene encoding ubiquitin carboxyl-terminal hydrolase 19 isoform X11 — encoded protein: MSGGASATGPRRGPPGLEETTSKKKQKDRANQESKDGDPRRGAAATREEQTKEELLLDWRQSADEVTVKLRVGVGPLQLEEVAAAFTDTDCVVRLPGGQEWGGVFYAEIESSCTKVQARKGGLLQLTLPKKVPLLTWPSLLKKPLGTQELVPGQRCQENGQELSPVSLEPGSEPRRTKQEARNQKRAQGRGEVGSGAGPGTQAGPSAKRAVHLRRGPEGEGSRDGPGPRGDAPPFLAEPVTQAEAEEQLQVPPLSPQTCLLGSEENLVLLAGEKVSPRNDPVSPVSARSRDSEKGDRSKEEMAGAADAARLVDGKAPESVVNLAFVKNDSYEKGPDSVVVHVYVKEICREASRVLFREQDFMLIFQTRDGNFLRLHPGCGPNTVFRWQVKLRNLIEPEQCTFCFTSSRIDICLRKRQSQRWGGLEAPAARVGGAKVAVPTGPTPLDSAPPGGAPLPLTGQEEARALEKEKPKARPEDTGLDGVAARTPLEHVAPKPEPHLASPKPTCMVPPMPHSPVSGDSVEEEEEEEKKVCLPGFTGLVNLGNTCFMNSVIQSLSNTRELRDFFHDRSFEAEINYNNPLGTGGRLAIGFAVLLRALWKGTHHAFQPSKLKAIVASKASQFTGYAQHDAQEFMAFLLDGLHEDLNRIQNKPYTETVDSDGRPDEVVAEEAWQRHKMRNDSFIVDLFQGQYKSKLVCPVCAKVSITFDPFLYLPVPLPQKQKVLPIFYFAREPHSKPVKFLVSISKENSSASEVLDSLSQSVHVKPENLRLTEVIKNRFHRVFLPSHSLDTVSPSDVLLCFELLSPELAKERVVVLEVQQRPQVPSIPISKCAACQRKQQSEDEKLKRCTRCYRVGYCNQLCQKTHWPDHKGLCRPENIGYPFLVSVPASRLTYSRLAQLLEGYARYSVSVFQPPFQPGRVTLESQGSGSTTLLSTSSLEAGDSERDPIQPPELQLVTPVAEGDTAAPRVWTTLDRCPVPSTSGVSSEVLASGPVDVSSLPAGERMSRPEAAVPGYQHPSEALNAHTSQFFIYKIDASSREQRLEDRGDTPLELGDDCSLALVWRNNERLQEFVLVASKELECAEDPGSAGEAARAGHFTLDQCLNLFTRPEVLAPEEAWYCPQCKQHREASKQLLLWRLPNVLIVQLKRFSFRSFIWRDKINDLVDFPVRNLDLSKFCIGQKEEQLPSYDLYAVINHYGGMIGGHYTACARLPSDRSSQRSDVGWRLFDDSTVTTVDESQVVTRYAYVLFYRRRNSPVERPPRAGHSDHHPDLGPAAEAAASQGLGPGQAPEVAPTRTAPERFAPPVDRPAPTYSNMEEVD
- the USP19 gene encoding ubiquitin carboxyl-terminal hydrolase 19 isoform X2, with amino-acid sequence MSGGASATGPRRGPPGLEETTSKKKQKDRANQESKDGDPRRGAAATREEQTKEELLLDWRQSADEVTVKLRVGVGPLQLEEVAAAFTDTDCVVRLPGGQEWGGVFYAEIESSCTKVQARKGGLLQLTLPKKVPLLTWPSLLKPLGTQELVPGQRCQENGQELSPVSLEPGSEPRRTKQEARNQKRAQGRGEVGSGAGPGTQAGPSAKRAVHLRRGPEGEGSRDGPGPRGDAPPFLAEPVTQAEAEEQLQVPPLSPQTCLLGSEENLVLLAGEKVSPRNDPVSPVSARSRDSEKGDRSKEEMAGAADAARLVDGKAPESVVNLAFVKNDSYEKGPDSVVVHVYVKEICREASRVLFREQDFMLIFQTRDGNFLRLHPGCGPNTVFRWQVKLRNLIEPEQCTFCFTSSRIDICLRKRQSQRWGGLEAPAARGAVGGAKVAVPTGPTPLDSAPPGGAPLPLTGQEEARALEKEKPKARPEDTGLDGVAARTPLEHVAPKPEPHLASPKPTCMVPPMPHSPVSGDSVEEEEEEEKKVCLPGFTGLVNLGNTCFMNSVIQSLSNTRELRDFFHDRSFEAEINYNNPLGTGGRLAIGFAVLLRALWKGTHHAFQPSKLKAIVASKASQFTGYAQHDAQEFMAFLLDGLHEDLNRIQNKPYTETVDSDGRPDEVVAEEAWQRHKMRNDSFIVDLFQGQYKSKLVCPVCAKVSITFDPFLYLPVPLPQKQKVLPIFYFAREPHSKPVKFLVSISKENSSASEVLDSLSQSVHVKPENLRLTEVIKNRFHRVFLPSHSLDTVSPSDVLLCFELLSPELAKERVVVLEVQQRPQVPSIPISKCAACQRKQQSEDEKLKRCTRCYRVGYCNQLCQKTHWPDHKGLCRPENIGYPFLVSVPASRLTYSRLAQLLEGYARYSVSVFQPPFQPGRVTLESQGSGSTTLLSTSSLEAGDSERDPIQPPELQLVTPVAEGDTAAPRVWTTLDRCPVPSTSGVSSEVLASGPVDVSSLPAGERMSRPEAAVPGYQHPSEALNAHTSQFFIYKIDASSREQRLEDRGDTPLELGDDCSLALVWRNNERLQEFVLVASKELECAEDPGSAGEAARAGHFTLDQCLNLFTRPEVLAPEEAWYCPQCKQHREASKQLLLWRLPNVLIVQLKRFSFRSFIWRDKINDLVDFPVRNLDLSKFCIGQKEEQLPSYDLYAVINHYGGMIGGHYTACARLPSDRSSQRSDVGWRLFDDSTVTTVDESQVVTRYAYVLFYRRRNSPVERPPRAGHSDHHPDLGPAAEAAASQASRIWQELEAEEEPVPEGPGPLGPWGPQDWVGPPPRGSTTPDEGCLRYFVLGTVAALVALVLNVFYPLVSQSRWR
- the USP19 gene encoding ubiquitin carboxyl-terminal hydrolase 19 isoform X12, translating into MSGGASATGPRRGPPGLEETTSKKKQKDRANQESKDGDPRRGAAATREEQTKEELLLDWRQSADEVTVKLRVGVGPLQLEEVAAAFTDTDCVVRLPGGQEWGGVFYAEIESSCTKVQARKGGLLQLTLPKKVPLLTWPSLLKPLGTQELVPGQRCQENGQELSPVSLEPGSEPRRTKQEARNQKRAQGRGEVGSGAGPGTQAGPSAKRAVHLRRGPEGEGSRDGPGPRGDAPPFLAEPVTQAEAEEQLQVPPLSPQTCLLGSEENLVLLAGEKVSPRNDPVSPVSARSRDSEKGDRSKEEMAGAADAARLVDAPESVVNLAFVKNDSYEKGPDSVVVHVYVKEICREASRVLFREQDFMLIFQTRDGNFLRLHPGCGPNTVFRWQVKLRNLIEPEQCTFCFTSSRIDICLRKRQSQRWGGLEAPAARGAVGGAKVAVPTGPTPLDSAPPGGAPLPLTGQEEARALEKEKPKARPEDTGLDGVAARTPLEHVAPKPEPHLASPKPTCMVPPMPHSPVSGDSVEEEEEEEKKVCLPGFTGLVNLGNTCFMNSVIQSLSNTRELRDFFHDRSFEAEINYNNPLGTGGRLAIGFAVLLRALWKGTHHAFQPSKLKAIVASKASQFTGYAQHDAQEFMAFLLDGLHEDLNRIQNKPYTETVDSDGRPDEVVAEEAWQRHKMRNDSFIVDLFQGQYKSKLVCPVCAKVSITFDPFLYLPVPLPQKQKVLPIFYFAREPHSKPVKFLVSISKENSSASEVLDSLSQSVHVKPENLRLTEVIKNRFHRVFLPSHSLDTVSPSDVLLCFELLSPELAKERVVVLEVQQRPQVPSIPISKCAACQRKQQSEDEKLKRCTRCYRVGYCNQLCQKTHWPDHKGLCRPENIGYPFLVSVPASRLTYSRLAQLLEGYARYSVSVFQPPFQPGRVTLESQGSGSTTLLSTSSLEAGDSERDPIQPPELQLVTPVAEGDTAAPRVWTTLDRCPVPSTSGVSSEVLASGPVDVSSLPAGERMSRPEAAVPGYQHPSEALNAHTSQFFIYKIDASSREQRLEDRGDTPLELGDDCSLALVWRNNERLQEFVLVASKELECAEDPGSAGEAARAGHFTLDQCLNLFTRPEVLAPEEAWYCPQCKQHREASKQLLLWRLPNVLIVQLKRFSFRSFIWRDKINDLVDFPVRNLDLSKFCIGQKEEQLPSYDLYAVINHYGGMIGGHYTACARLPSDRSSQRSDVGWRLFDDSTVTTVDESQVVTRYAYVLFYRRRNSPVERPPRAGHSDHHPDLGPAAEAAASQGLGPGQAPEVAPTRTAPERFAPPVDRPAPTYSNMEEVD
- the USP19 gene encoding ubiquitin carboxyl-terminal hydrolase 19 isoform X7, with the protein product MSGGASATGPRRGPPGLEETTSKKKQKDRANQESKDGDPRRGAAATREEQTKEELLLDWRQSADEVTVKLRVGVGPLQLEEVAAAFTDTDCVVRLPGGQEWGGVFYAEIESSCTKVQARKGGLLQLTLPKKVPLLTWPSLLKPLGTQELVPGQRCQENGQELSPVSLEPGSEPRRTKQEARNQKRAQGRGEVGSGAGPGTQAGPSAKRAVHLRRGPEGEGSRDGPGPRGDAPPFLAEPVTQAEAEEQLQVPPLSPQTCLLGSEENLVLLAGEKVSPRNDPVSPVSARSRDSEKGDRSKEEMAGAADAARLVDAPESVVNLAFVKNDSYEKGPDSVVVHVYVKEICREASRVLFREQDFMLIFQTRDGNFLRLHPGCGPNTVFRWQVKLRNLIEPEQCTFCFTSSRIDICLRKRQSQRWGGLEAPAARVGGAKVAVPTGPTPLDSAPPGGAPLPLTGQEEARALEKEKPKARPEDTGLDGVAARTPLEHVAPKPEPHLASPKPTCMVPPMPHSPVSGDSVEEEEEEEKKVCLPGFTGLVNLGNTCFMNSVIQSLSNTRELRDFFHDRSFEAEINYNNPLGTGGRLAIGFAVLLRALWKGTHHAFQPSKLKAIVASKASQFTGYAQHDAQEFMAFLLDGLHEDLNRIQNKPYTETVDSDGRPDEVVAEEAWQRHKMRNDSFIVDLFQGQYKSKLVCPVCAKVSITFDPFLYLPVPLPQKQKVLPIFYFAREPHSKPVKFLVSISKENSSASEVLDSLSQSVHVKPENLRLTEVIKNRFHRVFLPSHSLDTVSPSDVLLCFELLSPELAKERVVVLEVQQRPQVPSIPISKCAACQRKQQSEDEKLKRCTRCYRVGYCNQLCQKTHWPDHKGLCRPENIGYPFLVSVPASRLTYSRLAQLLEGYARYSVSVFQPPFQPGRVTLESQGSGSTTLLSTSSLEAGDSERDPIQPPELQLVTPVAEGDTAAPRVWTTLDRCPVPSTSGVSSEVLASGPVDVSSLPAGERMSRPEAAVPGYQHPSEALNAHTSQFFIYKIDASSREQRLEDRGDTPLELGDDCSLALVWRNNERLQEFVLVASKELECAEDPGSAGEAARAGHFTLDQCLNLFTRPEVLAPEEAWYCPQCKQHREASKQLLLWRLPNVLIVQLKRFSFRSFIWRDKINDLVDFPVRNLDLSKFCIGQKEEQLPSYDLYAVINHYGGMIGGHYTACARLPSDRSSQRSDVGWRLFDDSTVTTVDESQVVTRYAYVLFYRRRNSPVERPPRAGHSDHHPDLGPAAEAAASQASRIWQELEAEEEPVPEGPGPLGPWGPQDWVGPPPRGSTTPDEGCLRYFVLGTVAALVALVLNVFYPLVSQSRWR